The sequence below is a genomic window from Deltaproteobacteria bacterium GWC2_55_46.
CCGCGAACGCTGAATCTTCTTTATGGACGGCGTTTACGCTCAAGTAGCCCAGGAACCACCCGAGGCTGGCCTGAGAGAGGAAGTGCTTGCCATCGTTTATCCTTGAAAGCGCTGGAAGGGCTGAGGCCGTGTAAAGAAGCGCTGTTACGCATGGGCTATCCGTCCTTTTAGCCGCTACGATAAAGGGAACCGCGCCTATGAAGGCGTGGCCGCTAAGGCCATTATCGTCCCTGAAAGGGCTCCATTCAGAACCGCCCTCTTCAGGCCTCCCCCCGCCAGTAATGTATTGAAGCGCCAACCCCGCTGGCGCGCCAATGGCGATGGCCCTTATCGAATCATTTGCCCATCCTTTTATATCCGGGTCATTCGAAAGTAGATAGGCGCCGAAGAGCACAGGTATCGCTACGTATAATTCACCGGGAAGGCGGGTTATATCAGATGCGCTATCGGTAGACCCGCTCTTGAGATGGCCGACATAGTACCTCTGAAAATTTTCATCTACCGGGGAATTGGCCATGAGGCCCGCGCCAGCGACCGCTGCCCCGAGCTTTATCGCGTTTGACCTGTCTGTGTATGCCACGCTAAAATCGCCCTTTATGTCATGTAGAAGCGCCTGAAGGTCGGCCCAGGGGTCCTTGGCGAAAGCGGGCTGGCTTAAAAAGACCAGCGTGATAATCAGAAAGAGTATCTTTTTCATAGAAAGGTACACGCAGTGAAAACGGCGAAGGCAGATAATAGAGTGAATTTCGATTTTAATCAGGCTGCTCAAAAAGGTCCAGAAAAGCAGATAGGCCTTTTTCAGCAGCCTGCCAGCGCCCTCTCTATCTCCCCCGCAATCCTCTTCGCAGCCTCCACCGGGTCAGGCGCGTTTCTTATGGGCCTGCCGACGACGATATAATCCGCGCCGTTCGAGATAGCGTCAAATGGTGTTACGACCCTTTTCTGGTCGCCGACAGCGTCCTCTGCTGTCCTTACGCCCGGTGTAATGATGAGAAAACCCGGCCCCAGGGCCTCTCGCACCGCCTTCGCCTCAAGGCCTGAGCAGACAATGCCAGCGCAGCCAGCGGCCTTCGCCGCCTTTGCCCTGTGCACGACAAGGCTTTCAGGGGTGAACAACGGGTCTATCCCGGCCTCAGGGAACGCCTCCTTCGATAAACTTGTAAGGACCGTTACGCCAAGCACCTTTGTAGAGCCTGCCGCCTCTACAGCGGCCTTGAGGACCGACCCGCCGTCAGAGGTATGGACCGTAACGAAGTCCGCGCCGAGAGAGGCCGCCGACCTCATCGCCCCCTTTACGGTCTCGGGTATGTCGTGGAACTTAAGGTCGAGGAAGATCCCCCGGCCGCCTACAACCCGCACGGTCTTTACTATCTCCGGGCCGCACGCGACAAAGAGCTCGAGCCCTATCTTAAAGAAGCCGACATGGTCTTTGAGCAGCCCTGCGTATTTGCGCGCCCCATCAATATCAGGCACATCGAGAGCGAACATTATCCGGTCTTTCGGAGAGAGCGCCATATGGGTTCCTTTCATCGTCTCACTGATTCGCGACTGTATTTCCCCCTCACCCGCCCTCTCCCCAGGGGAGAGAGGTTTTATTAAAAAAAAGAGGCCGAGCCTTTCAGGCTCAGCCCCAACAGGTCTTTATAAAGACAGGTATCAGAATACCGGCCTCTCCTGCTCTCTTTCTTTCTTCTTCTTTTCCTTCTCGTCTTCCTCGGTCCTCTTCTTGTGGACCTCGAGGAGGTCTGCCATGGTTAATATCGAATCGACCTTTACCCCGGTCTCCTTCTCGATATTCCCGGCC
It includes:
- a CDS encoding orotidine 5'-phosphate decarboxylase → MKGTHMALSPKDRIMFALDVPDIDGARKYAGLLKDHVGFFKIGLELFVACGPEIVKTVRVVGGRGIFLDLKFHDIPETVKGAMRSAASLGADFVTVHTSDGGSVLKAAVEAAGSTKVLGVTVLTSLSKEAFPEAGIDPLFTPESLVVHRAKAAKAAGCAGIVCSGLEAKAVREALGPGFLIITPGVRTAEDAVGDQKRVVTPFDAISNGADYIVVGRPIRNAPDPVEAAKRIAGEIERALAGC